From Schizosaccharomyces pombe strain 972h- genome assembly, chromosome: II, the proteins below share one genomic window:
- the suc1 gene encoding cyclin-dependent protein kinase regulatory subunit Suc1 produces MSKSGVPRLLTASERERLEPFIDQIHYSPRYADDEYEYRHVMLPKAMLKAIPTDYFNPETGTLRILQEEEWRGLGITQSLGWEMYEVHVPEPHILLFKREKDYQMKFSQQRGG; encoded by the exons ATGTCGAAAAGTGGTGTGCCACGTCTTTTAACTGCTTCTGAGCGTGAACGTCTAGAGCCATTCATTGATCAAATCCATTATTCTCCTAG ATATGCTGATGATGAATATGAATATCGACATGTTATGTTACCAAAAGCAATGCTAAAAGCGATACCCACCGATTATTTCAATCCAGAGACTGGAACGCTTCGAATCCttcaagaagaagaatggAGAGGACTTGGAATTACTCAA AGTCTGGGATGGGAAATGTATGAAGTCCATGTCCCAGAGCCACACATCCTGCTATTTAAGCGTGAAAAAGATTATCAAATGAAATTTAGTCAACAACGGGGTGGTTAA
- the rsc4 gene encoding RSC complex bromodomain subunit Rsc4, whose product MVDDSHNAPFDKTKFDEVLEALVGLKDNEGNPFDDIFEELPSKRYFPDYYQIIQKPICYKMMRNKAKTGKYLSMGDFYDDIRLMVSNAQTYNMPGSLVYECSVLIANTANSLESKDGTLNEEENEEMESSINEEHKPGTNEIDVPKVIQNILDALHEEKDEQGRFLIDIFIDLPSKRLYPDYYEIIKSPMTIKMLEKRFKKGEYTTLESFVKDLNQMFINAKTYNAPGSFVYEDAEKLSQLSSSLISSFSEQPKEHSPATSKHEPEETPASPTPSVSASTSRERSTSVAPSFITSDQAATPDVLKSEEAHVESFSKESEKDQTPIPEDVPSPMDTLSQANYGAFALIKSFPSTPVPDFLNFSHKSVMGRSTFNMPNFPEPKFFEDIPNTERCILSAFICSPPQLPLPNPLRMYLPCPSLNSTEVSVITLAPQHSFLNIVINLNPALALKSYTIITLLNGKRLGAGVSTPPSTLYALEGIKHTEEPIRTVYEAKLSVGLNCLEFVLGSTEPVEPPSIEPGLPASAYSRTVERERFVLMAYVQP is encoded by the exons atg GTTGATGATAGTCATAATGCCCCATTCGATAAGACCAAGTTTGATGAAGTTTTAGAAGCATTGGTGGGTTTAAAGGACAACGA agGTAATCCATTTGATgacatttttgaagaacttCCTTCCAAACGATATTTTCCAGATTACTATCAAATCATTCAAAAGCCGATTTGCTACAAGATGATGCGCAACAAGGCGAAGACTGGTAAATATCTGTCAATGGGTGACTTTTACGATGATATTCGGCTTATGGTTAGCAATGCGCAGACTTACAATATGCCTGGAAGCCTCGTCTATGAATGTTCTGTGCTTATTGCAAATACTGCTAATTCATTAGAAAGCAAGGATGGAACTTTGAATGAGGAAGAGAATGAGGAAATGGAGTCAAGCATCAACGAGGAACACAAACCTGGCACTAATGAGATTGATGTTCCAAAGGTTATTCAAAATATCTTAGATGCCTTACATGAAGAAAAGGATGAACAAGGtcgttttttaattgatatatttataGACCTTCCTAGCAAACGTTTGTACCCGGATTACTATGAAATTATCAAATCCCCTATGACTATAAAAATGTTGGAAAAAAGGTTTAAAAAGGGAGAGTATACGACTTTGGAAAGCTTTGTAAAAGACTTAAATCAAATGTTTATTAACGCCAAAACGTATAACGCCCCCGGAAGTTTTGTCTATGAAGATGCTGAAAAGCTTTCTCAACTTTCATCTTCCcttatttcttcattttccgAACAACCTAAGGAACACTCTCCTGCAACTTCAAAGCATGAACCCGAGGAAACCCCCGCATCTCCAACTCCTTCTGTATCTGCTTCAACTTCACGCGAACGTTCTACTTCAGTCGCCCCATCTTTTATAACCAGTGATCAGGCAGCCACTCCAGATGTTTTGAAGTCAGAGGAGGCTCATGTTGAAAGTTTCTCAAAAGAATCTGAAAAGGACCAAACTCCCATACCCGAAGATGTTCCATCACCCATGGATACATTATCTCAAGCTAATTACGGAGCATTTGCCCTTATTAAATCGTTTCCTTCAACTCCTGTTCcggattttttaaatttctctCATAAATCGGTGATGGGTCGTAGTACTTTTAATATGCCAAATTTTCCAGAacccaaattttttgaagacaTACCTAATACTGAACGTTGCATTCTTTCTGCATTTATTTGCAGTCCTCCACAATTACCATTGCCGAATCCCCTTCGTATGTATTTGCCTTGCCCAAGCTTAAATTCTACGGAAGTTTCAGTGATTACCTTGGCCCCTCAGCATTCGTTTCTTAATATTGTTATTAACTTAAATCCTGCTCTGGCATTGAAATCATACACCATAATCACATTATTAAATGGAAAGCGTCTAGGTGCTGGCGTGTCTACTCCACCATCTACGCTGTATGCTCTTGAAGGCATAAAGCATACTGAGGAGCCGATCAGAACAGTTTACGAGGCTAAACTTTCTGTTGGTCTAAACTGCCTAGAATTTGTACTGGGTAGCACTGAACCTGTGGAACCACCTTCAATAGAACCTGGTTTACCTGCGTCGGCATATTCTCGGACTGTCGAAAGGGAACGATTTGTGTTGATGGCTTACGTCCAACCATAA